A stretch of Rhinopithecus roxellana isolate Shanxi Qingling chromosome 12, ASM756505v1, whole genome shotgun sequence DNA encodes these proteins:
- the RFPL4A gene encoding ret finger protein-like 4A → MAEHFKQIIRCPVCLKDLEEPVQLKCGYVCCLQCLNALQKEPDGEGLLCRFCSVVSQKNDIKPKYKLRALVSIIKELEPKLKSILTMNPKMRKFQVDMTLDVDTANNYLIISEDLRCFRSGDFSQNRKEQPERFDTALCILGAPRFTSGRHYWEVDLGTSKVWDVGICKESVNRQGKIVLSSEHGFLTVGCRKGRVFAASSVPMTPLWVGPQLRRVGIFLDVGMRSISFYNVSDGCHIYTFNKISVSEPWRPFFAHKGGTQEDQTFLSIYPVINPASASASIYSGESK, encoded by the exons ATGGCTGAACACTTCAAACAAATCATTAGATGTCCTGTCTGTTTAAAAGATCTTGAAGAACCCGTGCAGCTGAAATGCGGATATGTCTGCTGCCTCCAGTGCCTCAATGCACTGCAGAAGGAGCCCGATGGGGAAGGTTTACTGTGCCGCTTCTGCTCTGTGGTCTCTCAGAAGAATGACATCAAACCCAAGTACAAGCTGAGGGCGCTGGTTTCCATCATCAAGGAACTAGAGCCCAAGCTGAAATCTATTCTAACAATGAACCCAAAGATGAGGAAGTTTCAAG TGGATATGACCTTGGATGTGGACACAGCCAACAACTATCTCATCATTTCTGAAGACCTGAGGTGCTTCCGAAGTGGGGATTTCAGCCAGAATAGGAAGGAGCAACCTGAGAGGTTCGACACTGCACTGTGCATCCTGGGCGCCCCTCGCTTCACTTCCGGCCGCCATTACTGGGAGGTGGACTTGGGCACCAGCAAAGTATGGGATGTGGGCATTTGTAAGGAATCTGTGAACCGACAGGGGAAGATTGTGCTTTCTTCAGAACACGGCTTCTTGACTGTGGGGTGCAGAAAAGGAAGGGTTTTTGCCGCCAGCAGTGTGCCTATGACTCCTCTCTGGGTGGGTCCCCAGTTGCGCAGAGTGGGGATTTTCCTGGATGTAGGTATGAGGTCCATTTCCTTTTACAATGTTAGTGATGGGTGCCATATCTACACATTCAACAAAATTTCTGTTAGCGAGCCATGGCGTCCATTTTTTGCTCATAAAGGTGGAACTCAAGAGGATCAGACCTTCCTGAGTATCTATCCTGTGATCAATCCAGCCAGTGCCAGTGCCTCAATTTATTCTGGGGAaagtaaataa